From a single Thermus albus genomic region:
- the cutA gene encoding divalent-cation tolerance protein CutA, with protein sequence MEEVVLITAPNEEVGRTLARTLVEEGLAACVNLVPGLTSVYRWQGEVVEDKEVLLLVKTTTFAFPRLKERVLSLHPYTVPEMVALPIAEGHGPYLAWLRENVR encoded by the coding sequence ATGGAGGAAGTGGTCCTGATCACCGCCCCCAACGAGGAGGTGGGCCGCACCCTGGCCCGCACCCTGGTGGAGGAGGGCCTGGCCGCCTGCGTGAACCTGGTGCCCGGCCTCACCTCCGTTTACCGCTGGCAGGGGGAGGTGGTGGAGGATAAGGAGGTCCTACTCCTGGTGAAGACCACCACCTTCGCCTTCCCCCGGCTTAAGGAGCGGGTCCTTTCCCTCCACCCCTACACCGTGCCCGAGATGGTGGCCCTGCCCATCGCCGAGGGGCATGGGCCCTACCTAGCATGGCTTCGGGAGAACGTGCGGTGA
- the gyrA gene encoding DNA gyrase subunit A, producing the protein MPETVIPVEITEELKQSFINYAMSVIVDRALPDVRDGLKPVQRRILFGAYQEGVLPGRKHVKSAKIVGEVMGKYHPHGDAAIYDALARLAQPWNLRYPLVDGQGNFGSIDGDPPAAQRYTEARLSPLGAEMLLDIDKETVDFRPNYDGSLKEPEVLPAAIPNLLVNGASGIAVGMATSLPPHNLSEVVDALVAMIENPGITLEEVMRHLPGPDFPTGGKLSRKGIQEAYATGRGSLKIRAKVRIEEKGQKPMLVVTEIPYQVNKASLIAQIAALVKAKKLEDIVALRDESDRQGLRIAIELKRGASPQVVLNQLYKHTALQASFTVNLLAIVDGEPKVLSLLDLMRHYLDHRKEVIRRKSLFELKKAEERAHVLEGLLIALDHIDEVIALIRASQDAGEARKGLMERFGLSEVQAQAILDMRLQRLVALEREKLLEEYRELMEEIARLRAILEEEGRLWAEVKRDLLRVKEKYGDARRTVIIEFEESFNPEDLIEDEPMVITLTAQGFLKRLPLESYRAQGRGGKGLIAGKTKEEDEAIQVFVAQAHEDLLLFTNRGRVYRLKVYDLPEMGRQARGVHVKTLLPLAEEEEVAALLSVRGLDGEGQLVFATERGLVKRTALKEYQNLGAAGLIAIRLLEGDRLIGVALSDPEDEAILATEAGQAIRFPLEEVRATGRDSQGVTGIRFKKPGDRVVSLLTVKPGEMVDLLAVSTRGYGKRTALAEYPLQGRGGMGVITYATSLKVGRLAALLKVRGTEDLLVLSKKGLAIRTPVAEIPQYSRATAGVKIMNLPEDDEVASAFAVEEEP; encoded by the coding sequence ATGCCCGAGACGGTCATTCCTGTAGAAATCACAGAAGAACTCAAGCAGAGCTTCATCAACTACGCCATGTCCGTCATCGTGGACCGGGCCCTGCCCGACGTGCGGGACGGACTTAAGCCGGTCCAGAGACGAATCCTTTTCGGCGCCTACCAGGAGGGGGTGCTCCCGGGCCGCAAGCACGTGAAAAGCGCCAAGATCGTGGGCGAGGTCATGGGTAAGTACCATCCCCACGGGGACGCCGCCATCTACGATGCCCTGGCCCGCCTGGCCCAGCCCTGGAACCTGCGCTACCCCCTGGTGGACGGCCAAGGAAACTTCGGCTCCATAGACGGGGACCCGCCCGCGGCCCAGCGCTACACGGAAGCCCGGCTTTCCCCCTTAGGGGCGGAGATGCTTTTGGACATTGACAAGGAAACCGTGGACTTCCGCCCCAACTACGACGGCTCCCTCAAGGAGCCCGAGGTCCTCCCCGCCGCCATCCCCAACCTCCTGGTGAACGGGGCCAGCGGCATCGCCGTGGGCATGGCCACCAGCCTCCCCCCCCACAACCTCAGCGAGGTGGTGGACGCCCTGGTGGCCATGATCGAGAACCCGGGGATCACCCTTGAGGAGGTCATGCGCCACCTCCCCGGCCCCGACTTTCCCACCGGAGGCAAGCTCTCCCGCAAGGGCATCCAGGAGGCTTACGCCACGGGCCGGGGGAGCCTCAAAATACGGGCCAAGGTGCGCATTGAGGAGAAGGGCCAGAAGCCCATGCTGGTGGTCACCGAGATTCCCTACCAGGTCAACAAAGCCAGCCTCATCGCCCAGATTGCCGCCTTGGTGAAGGCCAAGAAGCTGGAGGACATCGTGGCCCTCCGGGACGAGTCCGACCGCCAGGGCCTGCGCATCGCCATAGAGCTCAAGCGGGGAGCAAGCCCCCAGGTGGTGCTGAACCAGCTCTACAAGCACACCGCCTTGCAAGCCTCCTTCACGGTGAACCTCCTGGCCATCGTGGACGGGGAGCCCAAGGTCCTCTCCCTCCTAGATCTCATGCGCCACTACCTGGACCACCGCAAGGAGGTGATCCGGCGCAAAAGCCTATTTGAGCTCAAGAAGGCCGAGGAAAGGGCCCACGTGCTGGAGGGCCTCCTCATCGCCCTGGACCACATTGACGAGGTCATCGCCTTGATCCGGGCTTCCCAAGACGCAGGCGAGGCCCGAAAAGGGCTTATGGAGCGCTTTGGCCTCAGCGAGGTCCAGGCCCAGGCCATCCTGGACATGCGCCTGCAACGCCTGGTGGCCCTGGAGCGGGAAAAGCTCTTGGAGGAGTACCGGGAGCTCATGGAGGAGATCGCCCGGCTTAGGGCCATCCTCGAGGAGGAGGGGCGGCTTTGGGCCGAGGTGAAACGGGACCTCCTAAGGGTCAAGGAAAAGTACGGGGATGCCCGGCGCACGGTGATCATCGAGTTTGAGGAAAGCTTCAACCCCGAAGACCTCATAGAGGACGAACCCATGGTCATCACCCTCACCGCCCAAGGGTTCCTGAAGCGCCTTCCCCTGGAGAGCTACCGGGCCCAGGGACGGGGCGGGAAAGGGCTTATCGCTGGCAAAACCAAGGAGGAGGACGAAGCCATCCAGGTCTTCGTGGCCCAGGCCCATGAGGACCTCCTCCTCTTCACCAACCGGGGCCGGGTCTACCGCCTAAAGGTCTACGACCTCCCGGAGATGGGCCGCCAGGCCCGGGGGGTGCACGTGAAAACCCTCCTCCCCCTGGCCGAGGAGGAGGAGGTGGCCGCCTTGCTTTCCGTGAGAGGCTTGGACGGGGAGGGCCAGCTGGTCTTCGCCACGGAGAGGGGCTTGGTGAAGCGCACCGCCCTAAAGGAGTACCAGAACCTGGGTGCGGCAGGGCTCATCGCCATCCGGCTCCTGGAGGGCGACCGGCTCATCGGGGTGGCCCTTTCCGACCCCGAGGACGAGGCCATCCTGGCCACAGAAGCGGGCCAAGCCATCCGCTTCCCCCTGGAGGAGGTCCGGGCCACGGGCCGGGACAGCCAGGGGGTGACGGGGATCCGCTTCAAAAAGCCCGGGGACCGGGTGGTCTCCCTGTTGACGGTGAAGCCCGGGGAGATGGTGGACCTGCTGGCGGTGAGCACCCGGGGCTACGGCAAGCGTACCGCCCTTGCCGAGTACCCCTTGCAGGGCCGTGGGGGCATGGGGGTCATCACCTACGCCACCTCCCTTAAGGTGGGCCGCCTGGCCGCCCTCCTCAAGGTGCGGGGCACGGAGGATCTCTTGGTCCTTTCCAAGAAGGGCCTGGCCATCCGCACCCCGGTGGCCGAGATCCCCCAGTACTCCCGGGCCACCGCCGGGGTCAAGATCATGAACCTTCCCGAGGACGACGAGGTAGCCAGCGCCTTTGCCGTGGAGGAGGAGCCGTGA
- a CDS encoding DUF502 domain-containing protein: protein MRLRQRFLTGLVTLLPLLVTLYFLAWVYTYSGGYIQSFLRLLDLEVPRAYQPLLPFVGLLLAGVLIYLVGTVAENYLGRRLIGSLERSLLLFPIVRDIYKAVQQITHTLFGHQEVKFSRAAVIEYPRRGLYTLCFVVQPVNGRLPPLPEGYTAVLVPTSPVPASGMVILVPSEEVIPLEISVEDALKYVVSAGFLLPEKPSGPLTSLPQRAGPPA from the coding sequence ATGCGCCTGCGCCAGAGGTTCCTCACCGGACTGGTGACCCTCCTACCCCTTCTGGTCACCCTCTACTTCCTGGCCTGGGTCTACACCTACTCCGGGGGTTACATCCAAAGCTTCCTGCGCCTTTTGGACCTGGAGGTGCCCCGGGCCTACCAGCCCTTACTGCCCTTCGTGGGCCTTCTTCTCGCTGGAGTGCTCATCTACCTGGTGGGCACCGTGGCCGAGAACTACCTAGGCCGGCGGCTCATCGGTTCCTTGGAGCGCTCCCTCCTCCTCTTCCCCATCGTGCGGGACATTTATAAGGCGGTGCAGCAGATCACCCACACCCTCTTCGGCCACCAGGAGGTGAAGTTTAGCCGGGCGGCGGTCATAGAGTATCCCAGGCGGGGGCTATACACCCTTTGCTTTGTGGTGCAGCCTGTGAACGGCCGCCTTCCTCCCTTACCGGAAGGGTACACCGCCGTCTTGGTGCCCACCAGTCCCGTGCCCGCAAGCGGCATGGTGATCCTGGTGCCTTCAGAAGAGGTGATACCCCTGGAGATCAGCGTGGAGGATGCCTTAAAGTACGTGGTTTCCGCCGGCTTCCTCCTCCCGGAAAAACCTTCAGGCCCCTTAACCTCCCTCCCACAAAGGGCTGGGCCCCCGGCGTAG
- a CDS encoding helix-turn-helix domain-containing protein: MTQARETVSFKPGEVILYPGVPGPRDRVYRVLEGLVRLEAVDEEGNALTLRLVRPGGYFGEEALAGLERTYFAEAVTEVVAEPLPKEPHLEEVRQVLLSLAQALSESYRRIERLATQRLKNRMAAAILELAETPLAHQEAEGLVLRATHDELAAAVGSVRETVTKVIGELTREGYIRSGYGKIVLKDLKGLKELAQSRGDGR, encoded by the coding sequence ATGACCCAGGCTCGCGAAACCGTAAGCTTCAAGCCCGGCGAGGTCATCCTGTACCCCGGGGTTCCCGGGCCTCGGGACCGGGTGTATAGGGTCCTGGAGGGCCTTGTGCGCCTCGAGGCGGTGGACGAGGAGGGCAACGCCCTCACCCTGCGCCTGGTCCGCCCCGGGGGGTATTTCGGGGAGGAGGCCTTGGCAGGCCTTGAACGCACCTACTTCGCCGAGGCGGTGACGGAGGTGGTGGCCGAACCCCTTCCCAAGGAACCCCACCTCGAGGAGGTCCGCCAGGTGCTCCTGAGCCTAGCCCAGGCCCTTTCTGAGTCCTACCGGCGCATAGAGCGCCTGGCCACCCAGCGCCTGAAAAACCGCATGGCCGCCGCTATTCTGGAGCTGGCGGAAACCCCCTTGGCCCACCAGGAAGCGGAGGGCCTGGTTCTCCGCGCCACCCACGATGAGCTGGCGGCCGCGGTGGGCAGCGTGCGGGAAACCGTGACCAAGGTGATCGGCGAGCTCACCCGGGAAGGCTACATCCGCTCGGGCTACGGCAAGATTGTCCTGAAGGACCTAAAGGGCCTTAAGGAACTGGCCCAAAGCCGCGGGGACGGGCGCTAG
- a CDS encoding sensor histidine kinase, with the protein MAPLSFRLRLFLAFSLLWLLFLVGALYLAGRSVERALRGHLEATLLEDAKRAAEAYRRGQTGALLTTGGIYLHLYAEDGEPLVLTQEAHRLPPEVLKEAGPIPKAIWRKGFAAAMVRTPLGLLALTQDTAPIDLAQRALRQALLEAFFLLFPLGMALVYLTARLTARPLEEAAREIARRNPERLDPVPLNLPKDEFGRMVEAVNSLLFALKEAKEKERAFLAEASHELRTPLTVLLGHLDRLSRNPQDPEALATARATAERMRRLVEDLLSLARGEAERTLNPHIVDLRALAEEAAREHGVAFQGEALEVLGDPDRLLQMLRNLIANAVRAAGKEGVWVRLRRDGEEALLEVEDRGPGIPEDFLPHLFERFARGPGGGTGLGLAIAQAIAKAHGGRITAESRPGRTLFRVHLPLLEEEV; encoded by the coding sequence ATGGCCCCCCTTTCCTTCCGCCTTAGGCTTTTCCTAGCCTTCAGCCTCCTTTGGCTCCTCTTCCTGGTGGGGGCCCTGTACCTGGCGGGCCGAAGCGTGGAGCGGGCCCTTAGAGGCCACCTCGAGGCCACCCTCCTGGAGGATGCCAAGCGGGCGGCGGAGGCCTACCGCCGGGGCCAGACCGGGGCCCTGCTCACCACCGGGGGCATCTACCTACACCTCTATGCGGAGGACGGGGAGCCCTTGGTCCTCACCCAGGAGGCCCACCGCCTTCCCCCCGAGGTCCTAAAGGAAGCCGGGCCAATCCCCAAAGCCATCTGGCGGAAGGGCTTCGCCGCGGCTATGGTGCGAACCCCCTTGGGCCTTCTCGCCCTTACGCAGGACACCGCCCCCATAGACCTAGCGCAACGGGCCCTCAGGCAGGCCCTCCTCGAGGCTTTCTTCCTCCTCTTCCCCTTGGGCATGGCCCTGGTCTACCTCACCGCCCGGCTCACCGCCAGACCCCTGGAGGAGGCCGCCAGGGAGATCGCCAGGCGTAACCCTGAGCGCCTGGACCCCGTACCCCTGAACCTTCCTAAAGACGAGTTTGGCCGCATGGTGGAGGCGGTGAATAGCCTCCTCTTTGCCCTCAAGGAGGCCAAGGAAAAGGAACGGGCTTTTCTGGCCGAGGCCAGCCACGAGCTCAGAACCCCCCTCACCGTGCTTCTGGGCCACCTGGACCGGCTTTCCAGAAACCCCCAGGACCCCGAAGCCCTGGCCACCGCCCGGGCCACCGCGGAGAGGATGCGCCGCCTGGTGGAGGACCTCCTCTCCCTGGCCCGGGGCGAGGCGGAGCGCACCCTAAACCCCCACATCGTGGACCTGCGAGCCCTGGCCGAGGAGGCGGCCCGGGAGCACGGGGTGGCCTTCCAAGGGGAGGCCTTGGAGGTGCTAGGGGACCCAGACCGGCTCTTGCAAATGCTGAGGAACCTCATCGCCAACGCCGTGCGGGCCGCGGGCAAGGAAGGGGTTTGGGTGCGCCTCAGGCGGGACGGGGAAGAAGCCCTTTTGGAGGTGGAGGACCGCGGCCCCGGCATCCCGGAGGACTTCCTCCCCCACCTCTTTGAGCGCTTCGCCCGGGGGCCGGGGGGCGGAACGGGCCTGGGCCTGGCCATCGCCCAGGCCATCGCCAAGGCCCACGGGGGAAGGATCACCGCCGAAAGCCGGCCCGGCCGCACCCTTTTCCGGGTGCACCTACCCCTTTTGGAGGAGGAGGTATAG
- a CDS encoding class I SAM-dependent RNA methyltransferase, producing the protein MKVLTVEKLVPGGYGLARTEEGAILIKGGLPGEVVQGRPVRRKGTLFLEEVEVLTPRPDRYPHPLPPSADLPLAYESQLPLKEGLVQDALMRIAKLSVPLAPIRPSPRPLGYRTAAQYARHPLGGLAYRLPEGQELFRLEEDPLLSEPLAWAFSLLKTWPLPVEEVALRGSLLEGRVLLGLIGGSPESLRRPAKALVEEGFAGVVWAEPSPKGRFRGRVQPLHGERTLLEKFGPLTATVSVESFSQVNPLAMGELLEEAQGLVSGGERALELYAGSGLISFLLAPRYGEVVAVEISKEAVRRGEADRRRLGLENVRFHRGDAKEARRLGRFDLVVLDPPRAGLSPEVRAYLLESRPKEILYVACDPATWARDVGALQKGGYTLAFARPYDFFPFTHHVEVLSLLQLG; encoded by the coding sequence GTGAAGGTTCTCACCGTGGAGAAGCTGGTACCGGGAGGCTACGGCCTGGCCCGCACCGAGGAAGGGGCCATTCTCATCAAGGGAGGTTTACCGGGGGAGGTGGTGCAAGGAAGGCCCGTGCGCCGCAAGGGAACCCTATTCCTGGAAGAGGTGGAGGTGCTCACCCCCCGCCCCGACCGCTACCCCCACCCCCTCCCCCCCTCCGCCGACCTCCCCCTGGCCTACGAAAGCCAGCTCCCCCTGAAGGAAGGCCTAGTGCAGGACGCCCTCATGCGCATCGCCAAGCTCTCCGTTCCCCTGGCCCCCATCCGCCCCTCCCCCAGGCCCCTGGGCTACCGCACCGCCGCCCAGTACGCCCGCCATCCTTTAGGGGGCCTGGCCTACCGCTTGCCGGAGGGCCAGGAGCTCTTCCGGCTGGAGGAGGATCCCCTGCTTTCCGAACCCCTGGCCTGGGCCTTCTCCCTCCTGAAGACCTGGCCCTTGCCCGTGGAGGAGGTGGCCCTAAGGGGAAGCCTGCTGGAGGGCCGGGTGCTCCTCGGTCTCATCGGGGGAAGCCCGGAAAGCCTAAGGCGCCCCGCCAAGGCCCTCGTGGAGGAAGGCTTTGCCGGGGTGGTCTGGGCCGAACCCTCCCCCAAAGGGCGTTTCCGGGGGAGGGTCCAGCCCCTACATGGGGAAAGAACCCTCCTGGAAAAGTTTGGCCCCCTCACGGCCACGGTGAGCGTGGAAAGCTTCAGCCAGGTGAACCCCTTGGCCATGGGGGAGCTTTTAGAGGAGGCCCAGGGCCTGGTTTCGGGAGGGGAACGAGCCCTGGAACTCTATGCGGGAAGCGGCCTCATCTCCTTCCTCCTGGCCCCCCGCTACGGGGAGGTGGTGGCGGTGGAGATCAGCAAGGAGGCGGTGCGCCGGGGAGAGGCGGACAGGAGACGCCTCGGCTTGGAAAACGTCCGCTTCCACCGCGGGGATGCTAAGGAAGCCCGCCGGCTGGGCCGTTTTGACCTGGTGGTGCTGGACCCTCCCAGGGCTGGGCTTTCCCCTGAGGTGCGGGCCTACCTGCTGGAAAGCCGGCCCAAGGAGATCCTCTACGTGGCCTGTGACCCCGCCACCTGGGCCCGGGACGTGGGAGCGCTTCAGAAGGGAGGATACACCCTAGCCTTTGCCCGCCCCTACGACTTCTTCCCCTTCACCCACCACGTGGAGGTCCTTTCCCTCCTGCAGCTAGGGTAG
- the aroQ gene encoding type II 3-dehydroquinate dehydratase, which translates to MVLILNGPNLNLLGQREPEVYGRTTLEELETLCEAWGAELGLGVAFRQSNYEGQLIEWVQQAHREGFLAIVLNPGALTHYSYALLDAIRSQPLPVVEVHLSNLHAREPYRQHSVTAPACRGIISGFGPLSYKLALVYLAEVLEVAPPG; encoded by the coding sequence ATGGTGCTGATCCTAAACGGACCCAACCTGAACCTTCTGGGCCAGCGGGAGCCCGAGGTCTACGGGCGCACCACCCTGGAGGAACTGGAAACCCTCTGCGAGGCCTGGGGGGCGGAGCTGGGCCTGGGGGTGGCCTTCCGCCAGAGCAACTACGAGGGCCAGCTGATAGAGTGGGTGCAGCAGGCCCACCGGGAAGGGTTTTTGGCCATCGTCCTGAACCCTGGGGCCCTCACCCACTACTCCTACGCCCTCCTGGACGCCATCCGGTCCCAGCCCCTCCCCGTGGTGGAGGTCCACCTTTCCAACCTCCATGCCCGCGAGCCCTACCGCCAGCACTCCGTGACCGCCCCTGCCTGCCGGGGCATCATCTCGGGGTTCGGGCCCCTCTCCTACAAACTGGCCCTGGTGTACTTGGCGGAGGTCCTGGAGGTAGCCCCGCCAGGCTGA
- a CDS encoding response regulator transcription factor, which produces MKRILLIEDDAEVARLVELELKEAGFAVEWAKSGMEGLVKHRERKPDLVVLDLGLPDLDGAEVARRIRATDDTPILVLTAQDAVERKVGLLSDGADDYLVKPFHPAELLARIQVQLRHKEGSEVLSVGRLELYPKRRQVFFGEREVRLSPKEFDLLHLLMGRPGRVFPREEIEEKIWGKPLGRDSNVLDVHVANLRAKLREAGAYGYLRTVRGLGYAVRPGKGDEGEG; this is translated from the coding sequence ATGAAACGCATCCTGCTCATTGAGGACGATGCGGAAGTGGCCCGGCTGGTGGAGCTGGAGCTAAAGGAGGCGGGCTTTGCCGTGGAGTGGGCCAAAAGCGGCATGGAGGGCCTGGTGAAGCACCGGGAGAGGAAGCCCGACCTGGTGGTCCTGGACCTGGGCCTTCCCGACCTGGATGGGGCCGAGGTGGCCCGGAGGATCCGGGCCACCGACGACACCCCCATCCTGGTCCTCACCGCCCAGGATGCCGTGGAGCGCAAAGTGGGCCTCCTTTCCGATGGGGCCGACGACTACCTGGTAAAGCCCTTCCACCCCGCCGAGCTTCTGGCCCGCATCCAGGTGCAGCTGAGGCACAAGGAAGGAAGCGAGGTCCTGAGCGTGGGACGGCTGGAGCTTTACCCCAAGAGGCGGCAGGTCTTTTTCGGGGAAAGGGAGGTGCGGCTTTCCCCCAAGGAGTTTGACCTTCTCCACCTGCTCATGGGCCGCCCGGGGAGGGTCTTCCCCCGGGAGGAGATCGAGGAAAAGATCTGGGGTAAGCCCCTGGGCCGGGATTCCAACGTCCTGGATGTGCACGTGGCCAACCTCCGGGCCAAGCTAAGGGAAGCCGGGGCCTACGGCTACCTGCGCACGGTGCGGGGCCTGGGGTATGCGGTGCGCCCGGGAAAGGGAGACGAGGGCGAGGGCTAA
- a CDS encoding nucleotidyltransferase, producing the protein MTPDMLDFIQALHGAGARFLVIGGYALAFFGRPRFTKDLDLWVSAQEADKVLAAIRTFFGGDDLGLTPSDLATPGVVQLGYAPNRIDLVILEKPSFDEAFSRATVHRVRGVAVYVVHPEDFRALKKAFGRPIDLRDLEEL; encoded by the coding sequence GTGACTCCTGACATGCTGGACTTTATCCAGGCCCTGCACGGAGCCGGAGCCAGGTTTTTGGTGATCGGCGGGTACGCCTTGGCCTTTTTCGGCCGCCCCAGATTTACCAAAGACCTGGACCTCTGGGTGAGCGCCCAGGAGGCGGACAAGGTCCTTGCCGCCATCCGGACCTTCTTTGGCGGGGATGACCTGGGTCTTACCCCATCCGACCTTGCCACCCCCGGGGTGGTCCAACTGGGGTACGCTCCCAACCGCATTGACCTGGTGATCCTGGAAAAACCTTCCTTTGATGAGGCCTTCAGCCGGGCCACGGTGCATCGGGTGAGGGGTGTGGCGGTGTACGTGGTCCATCCCGAAGACTTTAGGGCTCTGAAGAAAGCCTTTGGCCGGCCCATAGATCTGCGCGACCTGGAGGAGCTATGA
- a CDS encoding peptidoglycan DD-metalloendopeptidase family protein translates to MRRLWPIGVVLLASLFGLAQSPRGLVHTVAPGETLFQIARRYGTTVEELARLNGLRDPNRIQVGQALLVRSRGEVALPKGRLVYFPPVQGRAFGLRVEGYAQGWVGFLGERYPLVPGKTGLWTLLPVGALVEAKAHPLRLGLEGEEIPLALQVAPGGYGQETLVLSPSLEGLLQDPSLRAEREKVVGACPKEGLLTFSRFLRPLEGRITSPFGTRRRYGTLFTSYHEGLDFAAPLGTPVRAVAEGVVVLSERLKVRGEAVILSHGMGLCTGYWHLSERRVRVGERVKGGQVLGLLGNTGLSTGPHLHLEVRLWGVPVDPLPFFQGLPLP, encoded by the coding sequence GTGCGCCGCCTTTGGCCTATTGGGGTCGTGCTCTTGGCCTCCCTTTTTGGCTTAGCCCAAAGCCCCCGGGGTCTGGTCCATACCGTGGCTCCCGGGGAAACCCTCTTTCAGATCGCCCGGCGTTATGGCACCACGGTGGAGGAGCTGGCCCGGCTCAACGGGCTAAGGGACCCCAACCGCATCCAGGTGGGCCAGGCGCTCCTGGTGCGGTCCAGGGGGGAGGTGGCCTTGCCCAAGGGAAGGCTGGTCTACTTCCCCCCGGTCCAGGGGCGGGCCTTTGGCCTTAGGGTGGAGGGGTACGCCCAGGGGTGGGTGGGGTTTTTGGGGGAGCGGTACCCCTTGGTGCCCGGGAAGACGGGCCTATGGACCCTTTTGCCGGTGGGGGCTTTGGTGGAGGCCAAGGCGCATCCTTTGCGCCTTGGCCTCGAGGGGGAGGAAATCCCCCTTGCCCTTCAGGTGGCTCCGGGAGGCTACGGCCAGGAAACCCTGGTTCTGAGCCCTTCCCTGGAGGGCCTGCTCCAGGACCCCAGCCTAAGGGCGGAGCGGGAAAAGGTGGTGGGGGCCTGCCCCAAAGAGGGACTCCTGACCTTTTCCCGGTTCCTAAGGCCCCTGGAGGGGCGGATCACCAGTCCCTTCGGTACCAGAAGGCGCTACGGCACCCTTTTCACCTCCTACCACGAGGGCCTGGACTTCGCTGCCCCCCTAGGTACCCCCGTGCGGGCGGTGGCCGAGGGGGTGGTGGTCCTTTCCGAGAGGCTGAAGGTGCGGGGGGAGGCGGTGATCCTTAGCCACGGCATGGGCCTTTGCACCGGGTACTGGCACCTTTCGGAAAGGCGGGTGAGGGTGGGCGAAAGGGTTAAGGGGGGCCAGGTGCTGGGGCTTTTGGGGAATACGGGGCTTTCCACGGGGCCCCACCTGCACCTGGAGGTGCGCCTTTGGGGGGTTCCCGTGGACCCCCTGCCCTTTTTCCAGGGCCTCCCCCTACCCTAG
- the guaB gene encoding IMP dehydrogenase, whose protein sequence is MYEGKILYEGLTFDDVLLLPGYSEVLPREVSVRTRLTRKLHLNIPILSAAMDTVTEAEMAIAMAREGGLGVIHKNLSIEAQAAMVRKVKRSEAGMIQDPVTLPPTATLEDAERLMREYRIGGLPVVDLYGKLLGLVTNRDLRFERNLKRPVTEVMTPLERLITAPPGTTLEEAEEILRKHKVEKLPLVDEAGRLRGLLTLKDIVKRKQYPNAAKDALGRLLVGAAVGASRDLPERAAALVEAGVDVLVLDSAHGHSKGILEALTYLKETFGDKVEVIAGNVATREGARALAERGADAVKVGIGPGSICTTRVVTGVGVPQISAILEAVAGVAHLDVPIIADGGIKYTGDVAKALAAGAHSVMLGSMLAGTDEAPGEEVLKDGRRYKLYRGMGSLGAMKQGSADRYFQESGRGGETEAKKLVPEGIEGMVPYKGPVADVLYQIVGGLRSAMGYVGAPDIETFRQKARFVRMTMAGLIESHPHDVVVIKEAPNYSR, encoded by the coding sequence ATGTACGAGGGCAAGATCCTCTACGAAGGCCTCACCTTTGATGATGTCCTCCTTCTCCCCGGGTACTCCGAGGTGTTGCCCCGGGAAGTTTCCGTAAGGACCAGGCTTACCCGGAAGCTCCACCTCAACATCCCCATCCTCTCCGCCGCCATGGACACGGTGACCGAGGCGGAGATGGCCATCGCCATGGCCCGGGAAGGGGGGCTTGGGGTGATCCACAAGAACCTGAGCATTGAGGCCCAGGCGGCCATGGTGCGCAAGGTGAAGCGCTCGGAGGCGGGGATGATCCAGGACCCCGTCACCCTTCCCCCCACCGCCACCCTCGAGGACGCCGAGCGCCTCATGCGGGAGTACCGGATCGGGGGGCTTCCCGTGGTGGACCTCTACGGGAAGCTCCTGGGCCTGGTGACCAACCGCGACCTGCGCTTTGAGAGGAATTTGAAGCGCCCCGTCACCGAGGTCATGACCCCCTTGGAGCGCCTCATCACCGCCCCTCCGGGCACCACCCTGGAGGAGGCGGAGGAGATCCTGCGCAAGCACAAGGTGGAAAAGCTTCCCCTGGTGGACGAGGCGGGGAGGCTTAGGGGCCTCCTTACCTTGAAGGACATCGTGAAGCGCAAGCAGTACCCCAACGCCGCCAAGGACGCCTTGGGAAGGCTATTGGTGGGGGCGGCGGTGGGGGCAAGCCGGGACCTTCCGGAAAGGGCGGCGGCCTTGGTGGAGGCGGGGGTGGACGTCCTGGTCCTGGACTCGGCCCATGGCCATTCCAAGGGGATCCTCGAGGCCCTCACCTATCTGAAGGAAACCTTCGGGGACAAGGTGGAGGTGATTGCGGGCAACGTGGCCACCCGGGAAGGGGCCCGGGCCCTGGCGGAGCGGGGAGCGGATGCGGTGAAGGTGGGCATTGGCCCCGGCTCCATCTGCACCACCCGGGTGGTGACCGGGGTGGGGGTGCCGCAGATCTCCGCCATCCTGGAGGCGGTGGCGGGGGTGGCCCATCTGGATGTGCCCATCATCGCCGATGGGGGGATCAAGTACACGGGGGATGTGGCCAAGGCCTTGGCCGCCGGGGCCCATTCGGTGATGCTGGGCAGCATGCTGGCGGGCACCGACGAGGCCCCGGGGGAGGAGGTGTTGAAGGATGGGCGCCGCTACAAGCTCTACCGGGGCATGGGTTCCTTGGGGGCCATGAAGCAAGGCTCTGCCGACCGCTACTTCCAGGAATCGGGCCGGGGCGGGGAGACCGAGGCCAAAAAGCTGGTGCCGGAAGGTATAGAGGGCATGGTGCCCTACAAGGGCCCCGTGGCCGACGTCCTCTACCAGATCGTGGGAGGCCTGCGGAGCGCCATGGGCTATGTGGGGGCACCGGACATAGAGACCTTCCGGCAGAAGGCCCGCTTCGTGCGCATGACCATGGCGGGCCTCATAGAAAGCCACCCCCACGACGTGGTGGTCATCAAGGAGGCCCCCAACTACTCCCGCTAA